GGAGGTGATGGCGTCGAGGTCCTCGCCGTCGCTCGCCGCCGCCGAGAGCTGTCGGAACCGGTCGACCGAGAGGCCTTCCGTGTCGATGTAGACCGCCGTCCCCCCGCCGACGGCCGCCTGCACGGCCGCCGAGAGCGCGAGGTTCGTCTTGCCGGCGGCGGGCGGGCCGTACACCTGCGTGACGGTGCCGCGCTCGAACCCGCCGCCCAGCAGGTCGTCGAGCGGGGGACAGCCGGTGGGCACTGGCTCTGACTCGGGCACACTCCCCCTCGGTCGGTGTCGGTCATAAACCCTCGACACCGCGACCGCGACCGTTAGGTCGCGGTCGCCGGCTGTTCGCAGTTCCGTCAGGTCGCGGTCGCCGGCGGTCCGTCTTCCGTCCGTGGCTACCAGCGATCCGTCCACCCGAGCGACCTACGGCACCCCTGCACGACACGTTTTACCGCTATGGGGGCCAACCCCGACCGTGATCGTCGTCGCCACCGCCGATTTCGAGCTGTACCACGAAGTCGTCGCGCTGCTCCGGGACCGCGGGGTGGCGTTCACCACCGTCGACCCCGGCGACGACCTCCCCGTGGAAGCGTCGGCCGTGATCGCCTCGCCGGACGACGACGCGGTCGGGGACGGGGAGACGGACCGCGTCACCGCGACGGCCGCCGACGCCCGCCGTGCCGTCGACGAGGCGCTGGCGCTCCTGCGGGGCGGCGAGGGCCGAACGGTCGTCGGCGTCGATCCCGGGGTCCGGCCGGGAATCGCCGTCCTCGCCGGCGAGACGGTCGTCGCCGCGTTCCAAGTGCCCCTCGGCGACGCCGTGGAGACGATTCGGCGGGAGGTGGCCGACGCGGTCGATCCGCTCGTCCGGATCGGCGACGGCGCGCGCCTTCAGGGCGCCCGACTGGTGAACGACCTCGACGACGTGACGGTCGAACTCGTCGACGAAACGGGGACGACCCCCTACCTCGGTACCGGCGCACGGGGGATGGGCGACGTGCTCGCCGCGGTCAACATCGCCCGGCTGGAGGGGGAACGGATCGACTCCCGGGAGGTCGATCCCACGGCGGGCGAACTCCAGCGAATCAAGGACCGCTCCCGACAGCTGTCGACCGACGACCGCACCATCGACGAGGGGTTGGCCCGCCGGGTCGCCGCCGGCGACCTCACCGTCGAGGAAGCGCTGGACGAACACCGGGACTAGTCCCGCGCGACCGCCTCCACCTCCACGAGCATCTCGGGATCGATCAGTCGCTCGACCTGCACCATCGTCGTCGCCGGCCGCACGTCGGCGAAAGCGTCGCCGTGGGCGCGTCCGATTGCCTCCCAGTCGTCGATATCGGTGACGAACAGGCGGGTCCGCACCACGTCCGAGAGGGCGGCGTCGAGCGCCGAGAGCGCCGTTTCGACGTTCTCGATGGCTCGCACCGTCTGCGCGTGGGGGTCGCCGGGGGCGACGACCTGCCCGTCGTCGTCCGTCGCGGTGGTTCCGGAAACGTGTATCTCGTTGCCGGCACGAATCGCCCGCGAGTAGCCGACCGTCGACTCCCACTCGGTGCCCGAGGCGTAGCGCTCACGGTCCATGGTCGCGTCTCGCTGCCGGGACATGAAACCGTTACTCCGGGCCGTCGACGAGTGCTTCCGCCCGCCGCATCACCTCGCGCACCGAGAGGTCGGTCTCGCGGGCGACCGCCAGCGCGTCGTCGTACTCCGCGCTCACGTCGTAGACGGCGCCGTCGGCGTCGCTCCCGACCTTGACCGCCACGTCGTACGCCTCGCCCTCGACGGTCAGCGTCGCCGTCTCGAAGCCCCGATTCGCGACCCAGCGGTGGCGGGCACCTCCCTCGCGCACGCCGAGCGTCCCCGTCTCCTCGGCGAGGCGGCGGGCGACGGCGCCCGCGTCCGCGGGGTCGACGACCACCTTCACGAGGTGGCCCGGCCGTGACTTCTTCATCGTCGTCGGGACGATGGACACGTCACGCGCGCCCGCCTCCGCGAGCGTCTCCTGTAAGCTCCCCAGTACCTCGGGAGTCACGTCGTCGACGTTCGTCTCCAGGACGGAGATGGTCTCCCGTCGCAGGCCGCCGGTCCCGTCGCCGACGAGGACGCGGAGGACGTTCGGATGGTCGGGCACGTCGGCGTCGCCGGCGCCGTAGCCGACGGCGTCGACGTCGATGGCGGGGAGTTCCGCGACGCCTTCGGCGAGTTCGGCGAGGAGGGCCGCCCCCGTCGGCGTCAGGAGTTCGCGGTCGACCGGGCCGCCACGGAGCGACCAGTCGGCGTCGGCCGCGATCTCCGCGACCGCGGGCGCGGGGACGGGGTAGGTGCCGTGGCTCATCGCGACCGTGCCGCCGCCGGCCGACACCGGCGCCGTCACGACGCGTTCGGCGCCGAGATCCGCGAGCAGGAGGCAGGCCCCGACCACGTCCGCGATGGCGTCGTCGGCCCCCACTTCGTGGAAGTGCGTGTCGTCGAGATCGGTGCCGTGGACCGCCGCCTCCGCCTCGCCGAGTCGGCGGAAGACGGCGAGGGCGTCGCGTTCGACCTCGGCAGGGAGGTCGAGACTCTCGACGAGCGAGACGACCTCGGCGTAGGTTCGATTGGGACCGTGACCTTCGGCGTGGGTGTGGTCGTGGCCGTGTGAGTGGTCGTGGTCGTGGCCGTGTGAGTGGTCGTGGTCGTGGCCGTGTGAGTGGTCGTGACTGTGGTCCTCGTCCCCCTCGTCGAGTACCACGTCGACCGTCGTCGCCGCGATGCCAGCTTTAGTCGTCGAGCCGACGGCGTAGCGCACGTCGAGGGCGTCCTCGACGGGGGCGAGAACGGCGGGGTCGGCACCGGCGGCGACGAGCGCCGCACAGACCATGTCGCCGCTCGCTCCCATGCGGCCGTCGAACGCGAGCGTCTTCATACGGGTCGCTCGCTCTCGACGGGCAAACGGCTTGCGACCGCCAGCGGACGATCCGGCCGGGATCGGTAGGGGTTTGTACGCCCTGGGCGTATGCTACGACATGACACGATCGACGACCACGGGACGGGACAACAAACTTATCCCGCCCCACCACGGAAGTTTCACCATCCTCGCGGGTATATCATGAACGAAGTGCAACTCGAAGTGGCGAAAGCGTACCCGAACGACTCGGGGCGTGGCATCGCCCGATTGGACCCCGACACGCTCCTGCACCTGAAGCTGTCGCCAGGTGACATCATCGAGATCGAGGGGGCCGATCGGACGGCGGCGAAGGTGTGGCGTGCCGACCGACAGGACTGGAACACCGACACGGTCCGCATCGACGGGTTCACCCGGCAGAACGCGGACGTGGGCATCGGCGAGCGCGTCACCATCCGGAAGGCGGAGGCGACGAAAGCCGAGAAACTCGTCCTCGCGCCGCCGGAGGAGGCGAGCGTCCAGTTCGGCTCCGACGCCGCCGGCATGGTGAAACGGCAGATCCTCAAGCGGCCGGTGGTCGAACGCGACATCGTCCCGGTGATGTCGAGTACGAACCACCCGTTCATGCGGTCGCCGGGACAGGCCATCCCGCTGATCGCCGTCGAGACGGAACCGGAGGGCGTCTGTCTCGTGACGGAGGACACCGAGGTCGAACTGCGTGAGGAGCCCATCTCGGGCTTCGAGAAGACCGGCGGCGGCATCACGTACGAGGACATCGGCGGCCTGCAAAACGAGATCCAGCGCGTCCGGGAGATGGTCGAACTCCCGATGAAGCACCCGCAGATCTTCAAGAAGTTGGGGATCGAACCCCCGCAGGGCGTCCTCCTGCACGGGCCGCCGGGGACCGGGAAGACCCTGCTGGCCAAAGCGGTCGCCAACGAAACCTCCGCGTCCTTCTTCTCCATCGCGGGGCCGGAGATCATCTCGAAGTACTACGGCGAGTCCGAACAGCAGTTGCGCGAAATTTTCGAGGACGCCAAAGACGAGTCGCCGTCGATCATCTTCATCGACGAACTCGACTCCATCGCGCCCAAGCGTGAGGACGTGACCGGCGAGGTCGAACGCCGGGTCGTCGCCCAACTGCTGACGATGATGGACGGCCTCGAAACCCGGGGGCAGGTCATCGTCATCGCGGCGACCAATCGGGTGGATTCCGTGGATCCCGCGCTCCGTCGACCGGGGCGGTTCGACCGCGAAATCGAAATCGGCGTTCCGGACGAGGAAGGACGGAAAGAGATCCTCCAGATTCACACGCGCGGTATGCCGCTTTCCGACGACGTGAGCCTCGATCACCTCGCGGACGAGACCCACGGCTTCGTCGGCGCCGACATCGAGAGCCTGACGAAGGAGGCCGCGATGAAGGCGCTCCGGCGGTACCTCCCCGAGATCGATCTGGACGAGGAGGACATCCCGCCGAGCCTCATCGACCGGATGATCGTCAAGCGCGACGACTTCGGCGGCGCGCTCGGCGAGGTAGAGCCCTCCGCGATGCGGGAGGTGCTGGTCGAACTCCCGAAGATCACGTGGGACGACGTGGGCGGCCTCGACGAGCCCAAAGAGATGGTCAAGGAGGCCGTCGAGTGGCCGCTCTCCTCGCCGGAGAAGTTCGACCGCATGGGGATCGAACCCCCGAAGGGCGTCCTCCTGTACGGGCCACCGGGGACCGGGAAGACGCTGATGGCGAAGGCGGTGGCCAACGAGACCAACGCCAACTTCATCAGCGTGCGCGGCCCGCAGTTGCTGTCGAAGTGGGTCGGCGAGAGCGAGAAGGCCATCCGGCAGACGTTCCGGAAGGCCCGGCAGGTGGCCCCGACGGTCATCTTCTTCGACGAACTCGACTCGCTCGCGCCGTCGCGGGGCAACGAAGTGGGTAACAACGTCTCCGAGCGCGTCGTCAACCAGCTTCTGACCGAACTCGACGGGCTGGAGGAGATGGGCAACGTCATGGTCATCGGCGCGACCAACCGGCCGGATATGATCGACCCCGCCCTACTCCGGTCTGGCCGGTTCGACCGCCTCGTGTTCATCGGCGAACCCGAGCAGGAGGGTCGCGAGCAGATCCTGAAGATCCACACGCAGCACTCGCCGCTCGCCCCCGACGTTAGCCTCCGGGAGATCGCCGAGATCACCGACGGCTACGTCGGCTCCGACCTGGAGAGCATCGCCCGCGAGGCGGCGATGGTCGCACTCCGCGAGGACGAGGGGGCCGAAGAAGTCGAGATGCGACACTTCCGGCAGGCCATGGAGAACGTCCGGCCGACGATCACGGACGACATCATGGACTACTACGAACAGATCGAAGAACAGTTCAAGGGCGGTGGGGGCGAGAGCTTCGCCAGCCGTGGTGGCGGCGGCCGGATCGGCTTCCAGTAGGCGACTTCCCCGCCGGAGCCTTTTTGTAACGATTCGTCCCATCCACACGAGTGGCCTGGGACCCGACACTGTACACCGTCGTCGGCGTCGTGGCCGCCGGCCTGTTTTTCATCATCGCCGCCGTGGGACGAGAACACCGGTCCCAGCCCGCCGCGATGGCGTTTCTCGCCCTCATCACGGCGATGGGGGGGTGGGCGCTCTGCTACGCCGTCGGCCTCGGGTTCACGACGCTCGACGCCCAGCTCGTCTGGCAGCGGTCGGCACTCGCCATCGGCGGCCTCGTCCCCTCCCTCTGGTTCCTGTTTGCGGTCCAGTATACGAATCGGGACGCGTGGCTCACGCCGGCGATCCGAGCGGTCATGATCGTCGATCCGCTCGTGTTCGGCCTGCTGACGCTCACGAATCCGACACACGGGTTGGTCTGGAGCGATCCGGCGCTCGTGACTTACGGCTCGCTCCACGCGGTCGAGTTCACGTTCGGCCCGGCGTACCTGCTCCACCTCGCGTACACGTACGTCGTGACGCCCGTCGGCTTCGGCCTCCTTCTGTTCTCGGTAGTGCGGTCGACGCTCTATCGGACACAGGCCGGACTGCTGTTGGTCGGCGCGATTCCGCCGCTCGTAGCGAACACGACGTTCGCGCTCGGCATCGATCCGGGCGTGATCCCCTCGCTCGACTACACCCCCTTCGCGTTCGTCATCACCGGCCCGTGTTTCGGGCTGGCGCTGTTCCGGTTCGACCTCCTCGAACGCGTCCCAGTCGCTCGGAAACAGATCGTCGCCGACGCCGACGACGGGTTCGTCGTCCTCGACCAGAATCTGCGTGCCGTGACGG
This window of the Haloplanus rubicundus genome carries:
- the larC gene encoding nickel pincer cofactor biosynthesis protein LarC, translated to MKTLAFDGRMGASGDMVCAALVAAGADPAVLAPVEDALDVRYAVGSTTKAGIAATTVDVVLDEGDEDHSHDHSHGHDHDHSHGHDHDHSHGHDHTHAEGHGPNRTYAEVVSLVESLDLPAEVERDALAVFRRLGEAEAAVHGTDLDDTHFHEVGADDAIADVVGACLLLADLGAERVVTAPVSAGGGTVAMSHGTYPVPAPAVAEIAADADWSLRGGPVDRELLTPTGAALLAELAEGVAELPAIDVDAVGYGAGDADVPDHPNVLRVLVGDGTGGLRRETISVLETNVDDVTPEVLGSLQETLAEAGARDVSIVPTTMKKSRPGHLVKVVVDPADAGAVARRLAEETGTLGVREGGARHRWVANRGFETATLTVEGEAYDVAVKVGSDADGAVYDVSAEYDDALAVARETDLSVREVMRRAEALVDGPE
- a CDS encoding CDC48 family AAA ATPase, with product MNEVQLEVAKAYPNDSGRGIARLDPDTLLHLKLSPGDIIEIEGADRTAAKVWRADRQDWNTDTVRIDGFTRQNADVGIGERVTIRKAEATKAEKLVLAPPEEASVQFGSDAAGMVKRQILKRPVVERDIVPVMSSTNHPFMRSPGQAIPLIAVETEPEGVCLVTEDTEVELREEPISGFEKTGGGITYEDIGGLQNEIQRVREMVELPMKHPQIFKKLGIEPPQGVLLHGPPGTGKTLLAKAVANETSASFFSIAGPEIISKYYGESEQQLREIFEDAKDESPSIIFIDELDSIAPKREDVTGEVERRVVAQLLTMMDGLETRGQVIVIAATNRVDSVDPALRRPGRFDREIEIGVPDEEGRKEILQIHTRGMPLSDDVSLDHLADETHGFVGADIESLTKEAAMKALRRYLPEIDLDEEDIPPSLIDRMIVKRDDFGGALGEVEPSAMREVLVELPKITWDDVGGLDEPKEMVKEAVEWPLSSPEKFDRMGIEPPKGVLLYGPPGTGKTLMAKAVANETNANFISVRGPQLLSKWVGESEKAIRQTFRKARQVAPTVIFFDELDSLAPSRGNEVGNNVSERVVNQLLTELDGLEEMGNVMVIGATNRPDMIDPALLRSGRFDRLVFIGEPEQEGREQILKIHTQHSPLAPDVSLREIAEITDGYVGSDLESIAREAAMVALREDEGAEEVEMRHFRQAMENVRPTITDDIMDYYEQIEEQFKGGGGESFASRGGGGRIGFQ
- a CDS encoding RidA family protein, with the protein product MDRERYASGTEWESTVGYSRAIRAGNEIHVSGTTATDDDGQVVAPGDPHAQTVRAIENVETALSALDAALSDVVRTRLFVTDIDDWEAIGRAHGDAFADVRPATTMVQVERLIDPEMLVEVEAVARD